A single genomic interval of Bradyrhizobium sp. sBnM-33 harbors:
- a CDS encoding class I SAM-dependent methyltransferase: MADIIKLDGTRPLDFDREMVEQAYDRWAPVYDLVFGGVFSKGRRAAIAATNKIGGRVLEVGVGTGISLPLYAPHLRIFGTDISEAMLQKAKKRVNELGLKNVEGLAVMDAENLEFPDNSFDVVMAQYVVTAVPNPEKALDEFARVLRPGGELIILTRVSADAGMRRFIEQRLQPVVRPLGFRTAEFAWSRYAQWLAGARGMELAERRLVPPLGHFSLVRFRKIDVAAAA; encoded by the coding sequence ATGGCAGACATTATCAAGCTTGACGGCACCAGGCCGCTCGATTTCGACCGCGAAATGGTCGAGCAGGCCTACGATCGCTGGGCGCCGGTCTATGACCTCGTATTCGGCGGCGTGTTCAGCAAGGGCCGCAGGGCGGCGATTGCCGCTACCAACAAGATCGGCGGCCGCGTACTGGAGGTCGGCGTCGGCACCGGCATTTCGCTGCCGCTATACGCGCCGCATCTGCGCATCTTCGGCACCGATATTTCCGAAGCAATGCTGCAGAAGGCGAAGAAGCGCGTCAATGAGCTCGGCCTGAAGAACGTCGAGGGCCTTGCTGTCATGGACGCCGAGAATCTCGAATTCCCGGACAATTCCTTCGACGTGGTGATGGCGCAGTATGTCGTCACCGCCGTGCCGAATCCCGAAAAGGCGCTCGACGAATTCGCCCGCGTGCTGCGGCCTGGCGGCGAGCTCATCATCCTCACCCGCGTCAGCGCCGATGCCGGGATGCGCCGCTTCATCGAGCAGCGGCTGCAGCCGGTGGTTCGTCCGCTCGGCTTCCGTACCGCCGAGTTCGCCTGGTCGCGCTATGCGCAATGGCTGGCGGGCGCGCGCGGCATGGAGCTGGCGGAGCGCCGCCTGGTGCCGCCGCTCGGCCATTTCTCGCTGGTGCGCTTTCGGAAAATCGACGTCGCCGCGGCTGCCTGA